The following proteins come from a genomic window of Flavobacteriaceae bacterium MAR_2010_188:
- a CDS encoding aconitase — MAFDIDMIKQVYSHMAERVDEARKVVGKPLTLSEKILYSHLWDGKPTQAFRRGKDYVDFAPDRIACQDATAQMALLQFMQAGKPKVAVPTTVHCDHLIQAKQGAEKDLKRANEVSNEVFDFLASVSNKYGIGFWKPGAGIIHQVVLENYAFPGGMMIGTDSHTVNAGGLGMVAIGVGGADAVDVMAGMAWELKFPKLIGVKLTGKLSGWTSAKDVILKVAGILTVKGGTGAIVEYFGPGAKNLSCTGKGTICNMGAEIGATTSTFGYDDSMERYLRATDRAEVADEANKIREYLTADDEVYENPESYFDQLIEIDLDTLRPHLNGPFTPDLATPVGELGEKARKNGWPIKVDWGLIGSCTNSSYEDLTRAASIAKQAVDKNIKAKSDFGINPGSEQIRYTAERDGLLQIFEDLDATIFTNACGPCIGQWDRSDVKGDEKNTIVHSFNRNFSKRADGNPNTHAFVGSPEMVAAIAISGRLDFDPMNDTLINEDGVEVKLDEPQGIELPPNGFAVEDAGYIDPVEDGSHIKVTVSEDSERLQLLEPFEPIGDTITGAKLLIKAFGKCTTDHISMAGPWLRYRGHLDNISNNMLIGAINAYNKKTNFVKNQLTGEYDGVPAVQRAYKAKGIKTIVVGDHNYGEGSSREHAAMEPRHLGVAAVLVKSFARIHETNLKKQGMLGLTFANESDYDLIQEDDTFNFIDLNEFAPDKQLTVEIVHKDGLRDLIKVNHTYNDAQIAWYNEGSALNLIKRRNAS, encoded by the coding sequence ATGGCATTTGATATAGACATGATAAAACAGGTTTACTCTCATATGGCTGAACGTGTTGATGAAGCACGTAAAGTCGTTGGTAAACCCCTAACACTTTCAGAAAAAATCTTATACTCCCACCTTTGGGATGGTAAACCTACACAAGCTTTTAGACGAGGTAAGGATTATGTCGATTTCGCGCCAGATAGAATTGCGTGTCAAGACGCGACAGCACAAATGGCGCTCCTGCAGTTTATGCAAGCTGGTAAGCCAAAAGTAGCGGTCCCAACCACTGTTCATTGTGATCACCTTATCCAAGCGAAACAGGGTGCTGAAAAAGATTTAAAGCGCGCTAATGAAGTTAGTAATGAAGTGTTTGATTTCTTGGCTTCGGTTTCTAACAAATACGGAATCGGATTCTGGAAACCAGGAGCTGGTATTATTCACCAAGTTGTTTTAGAAAATTATGCATTCCCTGGAGGGATGATGATTGGTACCGACTCGCACACAGTTAACGCAGGTGGACTTGGTATGGTTGCAATTGGTGTTGGTGGAGCAGATGCAGTAGATGTGATGGCCGGAATGGCTTGGGAACTAAAGTTTCCTAAACTAATCGGGGTTAAATTAACCGGAAAATTAAGTGGGTGGACATCTGCAAAAGATGTCATCCTAAAAGTCGCAGGTATTCTTACCGTTAAAGGTGGTACTGGAGCGATTGTTGAATATTTTGGCCCTGGCGCAAAAAATCTTTCTTGTACCGGTAAAGGCACAATCTGTAATATGGGTGCCGAAATCGGAGCTACAACTTCAACTTTTGGTTATGACGATTCTATGGAACGCTATTTAAGAGCGACCGATAGAGCAGAAGTTGCTGATGAAGCCAATAAAATCCGCGAATATCTTACCGCGGATGATGAAGTTTACGAAAATCCAGAATCATATTTTGACCAACTTATTGAAATTGATTTAGATACTTTGAGACCTCATTTAAATGGTCCATTTACTCCAGATTTGGCTACGCCAGTTGGTGAGCTTGGAGAAAAAGCGAGAAAAAACGGTTGGCCAATTAAAGTTGATTGGGGACTAATAGGATCTTGTACAAATTCTAGTTACGAAGATCTTACGAGAGCTGCTTCAATTGCAAAACAGGCGGTCGATAAAAATATAAAAGCAAAATCAGATTTTGGGATTAATCCAGGATCAGAACAAATACGTTATACCGCAGAGAGAGATGGTCTTCTTCAAATTTTTGAAGATTTGGATGCAACCATCTTTACCAATGCTTGTGGACCATGTATCGGTCAATGGGATAGAAGCGATGTAAAGGGGGATGAAAAAAATACAATTGTCCATTCCTTCAACAGAAACTTTTCTAAACGTGCCGATGGAAATCCAAATACTCACGCGTTTGTAGGCTCACCAGAAATGGTTGCCGCAATTGCAATTTCTGGACGATTGGATTTTGATCCAATGAACGATACTTTAATCAATGAAGATGGGGTTGAAGTGAAATTGGATGAACCACAAGGAATCGAATTGCCTCCGAACGGATTTGCAGTAGAAGATGCTGGTTATATTGATCCTGTTGAAGATGGTAGCCACATTAAGGTTACGGTAAGTGAGGATTCAGAAAGGTTGCAGCTATTAGAGCCGTTTGAACCTATCGGAGATACAATTACCGGTGCTAAATTATTGATCAAGGCTTTCGGAAAGTGTACGACCGACCATATTTCTATGGCTGGACCCTGGTTAAGATATAGAGGGCATTTAGATAATATTTCTAATAATATGTTGATTGGTGCTATCAATGCGTATAATAAGAAGACCAATTTTGTAAAAAATCAACTGACGGGGGAATACGATGGTGTTCCTGCGGTACAGAGAGCTTATAAAGCTAAAGGTATTAAAACTATAGTAGTAGGTGACCACAATTACGGCGAAGGTTCTTCTAGAGAGCATGCTGCAATGGAACCGCGTCATCTAGGAGTTGCTGCAGTTTTGGTAAAATCTTTTGCTAGAATACATGAAACTAATCTTAAAAAACAAGGTATGTTGGGGTTAACCTTTGCAAATGAATCGGATTATGATTTAATTCAAGAAGATGACACTTTTAATTTTATAGATTTAAATGAATTTGCACCAGACAAGCAATTGACCGTCGAAATAGTTCATAAAGATGGGCTAAGGGATTTGATTAAGGTAAATCATACTTACAACGATGCGCAGATTGCTTGGTATAACGAGGGTTCAGCTTTGAATCTAATAAAGAGAAGGAACGCTTCATAA
- a CDS encoding MoxR-like ATPase — protein sequence MSDVAAVEQFVNKYKDLKKEISKVIIGQNAVVDQILISIFSGGHSLLIGVPGLAKTLMVNTIAQALGLNFKRIQFTPDLMPSDILGSEILDENRHFKFIKGPIFANIILADEINRTPPKTQSALLEAMQERSVTVAGHNYQLNLPYFVLATQNPIEQEGTYPLPEAQLDRFMFAINLDYPSYEEEVQVVKSTTSDIINKINPLFTAEEIIKYQQLIRRIPVADNVIEYAVSMVAKTRPGNKAAADLVKEFVDWGAGPRASQNLILAAKTHAVIHGKFSPDIENVQAVASGILRHRVIKNYKAEAEGISDDKLIKSLF from the coding sequence ATGTCAGATGTTGCTGCAGTTGAGCAATTTGTAAATAAATATAAAGATTTAAAGAAGGAGATTTCTAAGGTTATCATCGGTCAGAATGCCGTGGTTGATCAAATTTTAATTTCTATTTTTTCAGGTGGACACTCATTATTGATTGGTGTTCCTGGCTTGGCAAAAACCCTAATGGTGAATACCATTGCCCAAGCACTTGGTCTTAACTTTAAAAGGATTCAGTTTACCCCAGATTTAATGCCTTCCGATATTTTGGGTAGTGAAATTTTGGATGAAAACAGGCATTTCAAATTTATAAAAGGACCAATTTTCGCAAACATTATTCTGGCAGATGAGATTAACCGTACCCCACCAAAGACCCAATCAGCACTATTAGAGGCGATGCAAGAAAGGTCGGTAACGGTTGCCGGTCATAATTATCAATTAAATCTTCCCTATTTTGTTTTGGCTACCCAAAACCCAATTGAACAAGAAGGAACTTACCCATTACCAGAAGCGCAGTTAGACCGATTTATGTTTGCAATCAATCTTGATTATCCTTCATATGAAGAGGAAGTTCAAGTTGTAAAAAGTACTACTTCAGACATTATAAATAAAATTAATCCGTTGTTTACTGCGGAAGAAATTATTAAATATCAACAGCTAATCAGACGTATTCCTGTTGCAGACAATGTGATTGAATATGCTGTATCTATGGTTGCTAAAACGAGACCAGGTAATAAGGCTGCAGCAGATTTGGTAAAGGAATTTGTTGATTGGGGTGCAGGTCCTAGAGCATCACAAAACTTGATTTTAGCTGCTAAAACACATGCCGTGATTCACGGCAAATTTTCTCCAGATATAGAAAATGTTCAAGCGGTTGCCTCTGGTATTCTTCGTCACCGGGTGATTAAGAATTATAAGGCAGAAGCAGAAGGTATTTCTGATGATAAGTTAATCAAGAGTTTATTTTAA
- a CDS encoding periplasmic chaperone for outer membrane proteins SurA has translation MKFTRINKLFVTALIFSGLTASAQEIIEDEVASSKNATEVVKNDGEKVKIDGVSAVVGDYIVLDSDIDKEFIQLQARGVSTAEITRCQLFGKLLEDKLYAHHAIQDSITINELEIRSYVDQQIEQFVAQTGSIDDVLKFYKIDSEPQLRSEMFEINKNQKLALQMQQKIVEDIEVTPEEVREYFNSIPKEERPVFGTELKVAQIVVIPEVTEEARNAAINQLKAIREDIIDNGASFTTKAVFYSDDTSSKAKGGLLPTMNKKRPQMVKEFREVAFSLQEGEISEPFKTDFGYHIIMLDKIRGQEYVARHILIRPEITPEAINTAKEKINMVREKIANKEVTFAAAAREFSDEEETKFQGGNLVNPMTQDFNFELTKMEPELYSQIQNLPDGEVSPVYQDEDRINDLKYKILMVTDRINEHEANFSRDYLKIKNLAEQNKQIEAIGKWQDEKIKDTYIKINGAYRDCVFTSDWLKNE, from the coding sequence TTGAAATTTACGAGAATCAATAAGTTATTCGTCACTGCCCTTATATTTTCGGGCTTAACTGCTTCAGCACAAGAGATTATTGAAGACGAAGTCGCCAGTTCTAAGAATGCTACGGAAGTAGTAAAAAATGACGGTGAAAAGGTTAAGATTGATGGAGTGTCTGCGGTAGTTGGAGATTATATCGTACTCGATTCTGATATTGATAAGGAATTTATTCAATTGCAAGCAAGAGGTGTTTCTACTGCCGAAATCACACGTTGCCAACTTTTCGGAAAATTACTTGAAGATAAATTGTATGCTCATCACGCAATACAAGATAGTATTACCATAAACGAACTAGAAATTAGATCTTATGTCGATCAACAGATTGAGCAATTTGTTGCGCAGACTGGATCGATAGACGACGTTCTAAAATTTTATAAAATAGATTCTGAACCGCAACTGCGTTCAGAAATGTTCGAAATCAATAAAAACCAGAAGTTGGCCTTACAGATGCAACAGAAAATTGTTGAAGATATAGAGGTTACTCCAGAAGAAGTACGAGAGTATTTTAATAGCATTCCTAAAGAGGAAAGACCAGTTTTTGGAACTGAGTTAAAGGTTGCCCAAATTGTGGTGATTCCAGAAGTTACCGAAGAAGCAAGAAATGCAGCGATTAATCAACTAAAGGCAATTAGGGAAGACATTATAGATAACGGAGCTAGTTTTACGACCAAAGCGGTTTTCTATTCTGATGATACTTCTAGTAAAGCCAAAGGTGGACTACTGCCAACGATGAATAAAAAGCGTCCGCAGATGGTGAAGGAGTTTCGTGAAGTTGCTTTTTCTCTTCAAGAAGGTGAAATTTCTGAGCCTTTCAAAACTGATTTTGGGTATCACATCATTATGCTCGATAAGATAAGAGGACAAGAATATGTTGCAAGACATATTTTAATTAGACCAGAAATAACTCCCGAAGCAATTAATACTGCCAAGGAAAAAATAAATATGGTTCGCGAGAAGATTGCGAATAAAGAGGTGACTTTTGCAGCTGCGGCGAGAGAATTCAGTGATGAGGAAGAAACCAAATTTCAAGGTGGTAATCTTGTAAATCCGATGACTCAGGATTTTAATTTTGAATTGACTAAAATGGAACCAGAGCTTTATTCTCAAATCCAGAATTTACCTGATGGTGAAGTTAGTCCTGTTTATCAGGATGAAGATCGCATAAATGATTTAAAGTATAAGATTTTGATGGTAACCGATAGAATAAATGAGCACGAAGCAAATTTCTCTAGAGATTATTTAAAAATCAAGAATTTAGCCGAACAAAATAAACAGATTGAAGCCATCGGAAAATGGCAGGACGAGAAGATTAAGGATACCTACATTAAAATCAATGGCGCTTATAGAGACTGTGTCTTTACTAGCGATTGGTTAAAAAACGAATAA
- a CDS encoding hypothetical protein (manually curated): MIRLVSLFLITVLLFSCNFNNENDDRIPLARVNDLYLYPEDLKDIVPEGTSKEDSLVIVNNYINRWATKLLLVEGAERNLNEKKVNSFSKLIEQYRYDLYTKAYLEAWVAKNIDTSVTAKEAQDVYEANSETFKLNEELVKLRYINIPQNAVNIDEVEQRFKRFDSIDRHILDSISVQFKSFSLKDSIWVKASQVVQKIPVINPENKNQLLKKSNYIELKDSLSIYLIQINDVLLPNSNAPIEYVKPTINQIVINKRKLELIKQLQKDITKDAIKNNQFEIYENQ, from the coding sequence GTGATTAGATTAGTTAGTCTTTTCCTAATAACAGTATTGTTGTTCTCCTGTAATTTTAATAATGAGAACGACGATAGAATTCCATTAGCAAGAGTTAACGACCTCTACCTTTATCCTGAAGATCTTAAGGATATCGTTCCGGAAGGAACATCTAAAGAAGATAGTCTTGTAATCGTAAATAATTATATCAATAGATGGGCTACCAAACTCTTATTGGTAGAAGGTGCAGAACGAAATCTTAACGAAAAGAAAGTCAATAGTTTTTCTAAACTCATAGAACAATATCGTTATGACCTTTATACCAAAGCCTATCTAGAAGCTTGGGTCGCTAAAAACATAGACACATCTGTCACAGCTAAAGAAGCTCAAGATGTTTATGAAGCGAATTCCGAAACCTTCAAATTAAACGAAGAACTGGTAAAGTTGCGTTATATTAACATTCCGCAGAATGCTGTAAATATCGATGAGGTAGAGCAGCGCTTCAAAAGGTTCGATTCTATAGACCGTCATATATTGGATTCTATCTCGGTACAGTTCAAATCTTTCTCTTTAAAAGACTCAATTTGGGTGAAAGCTTCACAGGTTGTTCAGAAAATTCCGGTGATCAATCCGGAAAACAAAAACCAACTGTTAAAAAAATCTAATTATATAGAGCTCAAAGATTCATTAAGCATATATTTGATCCAAATTAACGACGTATTACTTCCAAATTCTAATGCGCCGATAGAATATGTTAAACCTACTATCAATCAAATAGTTATTAATAAAAGAAAGTTGGAGCTTATAAAACAGCTTCAGAAAGATATCACCAAGGATGCTATTAAAAACAATCAATTTGAAATTTACGAGAATCAATAA
- a CDS encoding peptidyl-prolyl cis-trans isomerase SurA, which yields MVRIISFLFSILFCVSTLAQSKTSDVLFTVEDEQVTAKEFLRVYNKNLDLVKDEAQKDVDAYLQLYVNYKLKLQEARRLGLQNDVNYQREFNTYKNQLTKNFLSDNKVTDELVKEAYNHLSKDLKAVHILIRMDEADIDTLAVYNRLMDLRSRLTNENFETLRSELHDGQEVFVEDLGYFTGFKMVYPFEVAAYNTNVGEVSKPFRTRFGYHIVKVLDRRDSRGEVTVSHIMIGSNQPDSSIVPKKRIDEIFLMLKQGQDFASLAKQFSDDKGTADKGGEMAPFKGGQLSSTEFEKAAFDLKNVGDMSQPFQTDFGWHIVKLINKEPFGSFEQMKPELEMMVKRDSRSSLINSALLEDISNKYVVKEYDEQKQYFKSIITTDYLNRGWKLPEDFKKDALLASIDDFQIKNNEFSNYLLANQSKYNGKEIDVKELIDFEFKMFLDSQIMTYHENNLENINEDFAFVLQEYRDGLLLFDLMEKQIWNAAAADSVGLQNFYEKNKNQYFSDESFDGTILTASSKEDLENALKLLKSGKTLEEINAKLNTDTKQSVIISQGNFEKGHQLLADGFKFKEGISKIYDLHDSYSVYQVDKIFQPAIKALEDAKGRVINDYQTYLEENWIKELRSRYKVNVNNDVLNFVKTELAPKR from the coding sequence ATGGTAAGAATAATTTCATTTTTATTTTCAATTTTATTTTGTGTTTCAACTTTGGCCCAGAGCAAGACGTCAGATGTGCTTTTTACGGTAGAAGACGAACAGGTAACTGCCAAAGAATTTCTTCGGGTTTATAATAAAAATCTCGATCTGGTTAAGGACGAAGCCCAAAAAGATGTTGATGCTTATCTACAATTATACGTCAATTATAAATTAAAGCTTCAAGAAGCTCGGAGGTTAGGACTTCAAAATGATGTTAATTATCAAAGAGAATTCAACACTTATAAAAATCAGCTCACCAAAAACTTTCTTTCAGATAATAAGGTTACTGACGAACTTGTAAAGGAAGCTTATAATCATCTCTCAAAAGACCTTAAGGCCGTTCATATATTAATAAGAATGGACGAAGCTGATATAGATACGCTAGCGGTTTACAATAGGTTGATGGATTTAAGGTCGCGATTAACTAATGAAAATTTTGAGACTTTGCGTTCTGAACTGCACGATGGACAGGAAGTTTTTGTTGAAGATTTAGGATATTTTACAGGATTTAAAATGGTTTATCCTTTTGAAGTTGCCGCTTATAATACCAACGTTGGCGAAGTTTCAAAACCTTTTAGGACCAGATTTGGTTATCATATCGTAAAGGTTTTAGACAGGCGAGATTCTCGTGGAGAGGTTACCGTATCTCATATAATGATTGGTAGTAATCAACCTGATTCTAGCATAGTGCCAAAAAAACGTATCGACGAAATCTTTTTGATGTTAAAACAAGGCCAGGATTTCGCGTCCTTAGCTAAGCAATTTTCGGATGATAAAGGAACTGCAGATAAAGGTGGCGAGATGGCGCCGTTTAAAGGAGGTCAGCTAAGTTCTACGGAATTTGAAAAAGCCGCTTTCGATTTAAAAAACGTCGGAGATATGTCCCAGCCGTTCCAAACCGATTTCGGATGGCACATCGTTAAGCTCATCAATAAAGAACCTTTTGGAAGTTTTGAGCAAATGAAACCTGAGTTAGAAATGATGGTCAAGAGAGATTCTCGTTCTTCTTTGATCAATTCTGCACTTCTTGAAGACATCAGCAATAAATATGTCGTTAAGGAGTACGACGAACAAAAACAATACTTCAAGTCAATAATAACCACTGATTACCTTAACCGTGGCTGGAAGTTGCCAGAAGATTTTAAAAAGGATGCTCTCCTTGCGTCTATAGATGATTTTCAAATCAAAAATAACGAATTCTCCAATTATCTTTTGGCCAATCAGAGCAAATACAACGGTAAGGAAATCGATGTAAAGGAATTGATTGATTTTGAATTTAAGATGTTTCTTGACAGTCAGATAATGACCTATCATGAAAATAATTTAGAAAACATCAACGAGGATTTTGCCTTTGTTTTGCAGGAATATCGTGACGGATTGTTGCTTTTCGATTTAATGGAAAAACAAATCTGGAATGCCGCGGCAGCAGATAGCGTAGGTCTTCAAAACTTTTACGAAAAAAATAAAAATCAATATTTTTCAGATGAAAGCTTTGACGGAACCATTCTAACTGCTTCCAGTAAGGAGGATTTAGAAAACGCCTTGAAACTTCTAAAATCGGGTAAAACGCTAGAGGAGATAAACGCTAAGTTGAATACCGATACCAAGCAGAGCGTAATTATCTCTCAAGGAAATTTCGAAAAGGGTCATCAACTTCTTGCGGATGGATTTAAATTTAAAGAAGGTATTTCTAAGATTTACGATTTGCATGATTCTTATAGTGTGTATCAGGTAGATAAAATCTTTCAACCTGCCATCAAAGCCTTAGAAGATGCTAAAGGAAGGGTGATAAACGATTACCAAACGTATCTAGAAGAAAATTGGATCAAAGAGTTGCGCAGTCGTTATAAGGTGAACGTTAACAATGACGTTCTAAATTTTGTCAAAACAGAATTAGCTCCAAAAAGGTGA
- a CDS encoding probable DNA metabolism protein — MLKGANFIYDGSFEGFLSCIFHAYELKSTIVNIQSEKFSQTTLFTDAEFVKTDSKKSDRIFNHIIKKSSAAIARTFYFAFLTEQENIENLLYRYIRYVFDSSMDVSKDYSSPEVLKVAQLAKNVGREKHRMEAFIRFRLTKDEIYFAVIEPDYNVVPVIVKHFKSRYADQKWLIYDTKRDYGIYYDLTSVEFIQLDFNESRIDPRKTSEERFAESEMDFQKLWFEYFRSTNIKARINMKLHIRHVPKRYWKYLSEKNPY, encoded by the coding sequence ATGCTGAAAGGCGCAAATTTTATTTACGATGGTTCTTTTGAAGGATTTTTAAGCTGCATTTTTCATGCTTATGAACTTAAATCAACGATTGTAAATATTCAATCTGAAAAATTTTCACAAACAACCTTGTTCACTGATGCTGAATTTGTGAAAACAGATTCCAAAAAGTCAGACCGGATATTTAATCACATAATAAAAAAATCCTCTGCGGCAATTGCGAGGACTTTCTACTTTGCATTTTTAACCGAACAAGAAAATATTGAAAATCTGCTTTACAGATACATTCGATATGTGTTCGATTCGTCTATGGATGTTTCTAAGGATTATTCGTCTCCCGAGGTTTTAAAAGTTGCACAGCTTGCTAAAAATGTGGGAAGGGAAAAACATAGAATGGAAGCCTTTATTCGATTTAGACTCACCAAAGACGAGATATATTTTGCAGTTATAGAACCAGATTATAATGTGGTGCCGGTTATCGTAAAACATTTTAAGAGTCGTTACGCCGACCAAAAATGGTTGATATATGATACCAAACGCGATTATGGGATTTACTATGATCTTACTTCAGTAGAATTTATTCAGCTCGATTTTAATGAAAGCCGGATTGATCCAAGAAAAACTTCAGAAGAGCGTTTTGCTGAATCTGAAATGGATTTTCAAAAGTTGTGGTTTGAGTATTTTAGAAGTACAAATATCAAGGCCAGGATAAATATGAAACTGCACATACGACATGTTCCAAAACGTTATTGGAAATATCTTAGCGAGAAAAATCCTTATTGA
- a CDS encoding putative DNA modification/repair radical SAM protein, translating to MSFERVKEKLSILADAAKYDVSCSSSGSKRTNTNKGLGDSTGMGICHSYTEDGRCVSLLKILLTNHCIFDCAYCVTRKSNDIKRAAFKVQEVVDLTISFYRRNYIEGLFLSSGIFKDADYTMERLVAVAKKLRTEERFNGYIHLKSIPGASDELMREAGLYADRLSVNIEIPTEQGLKLLAPDKKREDFIKPMNKVKNEIIQYKSERNIIKSTPKYAPAGQSTQMIIGATGESDRDIMQTSDYFYKNFNLKRVYYSGYIPISTDTRLPSIGSQVPMLRENRLYQTDWLMRFYGFNVNEILNEQHPHLDLDIDPKLSWALRNLHEFPIDVNKADKLMLARIPGLGLKSVNKIINARRFRPLNWDHLKKIGVALNRAKYFITCTSSNFETKDRSAQQIKGLILQNSLSKYTSQLDNQLKLFV from the coding sequence ATGTCTTTTGAAAGAGTAAAAGAAAAGTTATCAATCCTTGCGGATGCTGCAAAATATGATGTTTCCTGTTCTTCTAGCGGAAGTAAGAGAACTAATACCAATAAAGGTTTAGGTGATTCTACCGGGATGGGAATTTGCCATAGTTACACTGAAGATGGCCGTTGCGTTTCGTTGCTAAAAATTCTTCTAACCAATCATTGCATCTTTGACTGTGCCTATTGCGTTACTCGCAAAAGTAACGACATCAAGAGAGCTGCTTTTAAGGTTCAAGAGGTGGTAGACTTAACGATAAGTTTTTATAGACGTAATTATATTGAAGGCTTATTTCTTAGTTCTGGAATCTTTAAGGATGCAGATTATACCATGGAACGTTTGGTAGCAGTGGCCAAAAAACTAAGAACAGAAGAAAGGTTTAACGGTTATATTCATCTTAAATCAATCCCAGGAGCTTCTGATGAATTAATGCGTGAAGCAGGACTCTATGCAGATCGGTTGAGCGTTAATATTGAAATTCCCACCGAACAAGGCCTAAAACTTTTAGCTCCTGATAAAAAACGGGAAGATTTTATAAAACCTATGAATAAGGTCAAAAATGAAATCATTCAATACAAATCTGAAAGAAACATTATTAAAAGTACGCCAAAGTATGCTCCGGCAGGACAGAGCACTCAAATGATTATTGGTGCGACCGGAGAAAGTGACCGGGATATTATGCAGACTTCCGATTATTTCTATAAAAACTTCAACCTAAAGCGTGTTTATTATTCTGGTTATATTCCTATAAGTACGGACACTCGATTGCCATCAATCGGTAGCCAGGTGCCAATGCTTCGGGAAAACCGACTTTATCAGACTGATTGGCTAATGCGATTTTATGGTTTTAATGTGAATGAGATTTTGAATGAACAGCATCCTCATTTGGATTTAGACATCGACCCAAAATTGAGTTGGGCATTACGTAATCTTCATGAATTTCCGATAGACGTGAATAAGGCCGATAAACTCATGCTGGCGAGAATTCCTGGTCTTGGTTTAAAATCCGTCAATAAAATTATCAATGCCCGTCGTTTCAGACCTTTAAATTGGGATCATCTTAAGAAAATTGGAGTAGCACTTAATAGAGCTAAATATTTTATTACCTGCACTTCTTCAAATTTTGAAACCAAAGACCGCTCGGCCCAACAAATAAAAGGATTGATTCTTCAAAATTCCTTGAGCAAGTACACAAGCCAATTGGATAATCAACTTAAACTTTTTGTTTAG
- a CDS encoding Ferritin-like metal-binding protein YciE: MKDLQALFEHEIKDLYSAEKQLVEALPKMVEAANDKKLKDAFSHHLMETKEHYERLKNICDNLDINPTSTKCKAMEGLIKECSHMISEDANPKVKDAGLIACAQRVEHYEISGYGTTIRFAKELGHKVIAEELQKTLDQEYKADKNLNDMAEDRLNRKAIA; encoded by the coding sequence ATGAAAGATTTACAAGCACTTTTTGAACACGAAATAAAAGATTTATATTCAGCTGAAAAGCAATTGGTGGAAGCGCTTCCTAAAATGGTAGAAGCTGCTAACGATAAGAAATTAAAAGATGCATTTTCCCATCATTTAATGGAAACCAAGGAACATTATGAAAGATTGAAAAATATCTGTGATAACTTAGATATTAATCCGACCAGCACCAAATGCAAAGCGATGGAAGGGTTAATTAAGGAATGTTCTCATATGATAAGTGAAGATGCTAATCCAAAAGTTAAGGATGCCGGACTTATTGCATGTGCACAACGAGTTGAGCACTATGAAATTTCAGGGTATGGGACAACCATAAGATTTGCCAAAGAACTGGGACATAAAGTGATTGCGGAAGAATTGCAAAAAACCTTAGACCAAGAATATAAAGCTGATAAAAACCTGAATGATATGGCAGAAGACAGATTGAATAGAAAAGCTATCGCCTAA